The Phaeobacter sp. A36a-5a genomic interval GGCACTCTGAAATTCTGCGCCCCCCTCAATGCCCAATCCCGGCGCCAGGCTGCGCCACAGTCCGGGTGTCAGAAAGCTCTGAAAACTGACCACTTCCTCTGCGCTGATCAGTGCCCAATGGGTCGTCACCCCAGCAATGCAGATCACGCCGTCCCAGTCGGGGTTGAGGCTGAGGAACCCCGCAATGCGATTGACGGCACCGCGCATCACTCCAACCGGAGCGCTTTGTGACAGCCCGCCAAGCAGCCGCAGCGGGTGCGTCCCCAGCATCGCCTCTCCCATCGGCAGCTCCGTGACCTTGGCAGGCACCGCGATCGTGCCCGTCGTGCCGCCCCGCAGGCTGTCATCATTGAGCAGGATCGGCGTCTCCGGGGCGCAGCCATGCAGCGTGCCAACCAGCCCGGCCAGATCCGCCATCAAATCGGCGCCTGTGCTGGCGGAGACATGTTGCACTGCGTCCCCTTCGTTCATCAGCCAGACCATCAAGCGACCGTCTGCGTGATCCGCAGCCACCCAGTTGGCAGATTTCATCGGGGCGGCCCCGGCGGTTGATGCAGAGAATGGCTCAGAAGATGCAGCGCACATGTTGATGTCCTTTTGCCCGGATCCCGAAACGGGAATGCGGTGACGGCGGTTTCCGGCACCAAGCCCCTCCTTGCCAAGTTCCGGGTCAATGATCAACGTCAGCCCCGGATTTGGCGCCATTTGGCTTCAGGCGACAATCGGGCCCGGATTGGCGCTATTTTTGTTTCGGCAATGGCGGGGAAATGGTTAACGGATCCAGCCGCCCGATGAAGAAGGTTAACATTCCTTATTGGATAAGCCGGGCGTGGACTCGAATTTAGCCATGAGTCTTGGTTGATTCCTTATACTTTTGGGTAGGCTGCGGAGATAGTTCCTATCCTTTAGAGGAATTGTTTCTCAGTTGGCGCCCTGATTTACTGAAAATTGAGCGAATACTGCCCTATCTCCGATTTTACTGAGATTTGCGTAAAATTGCTTTATTAAGAAATGGCCGCAATTGCGGTTCGGAGGGCGACCTGAACGGGCCGCCTGATTGGGACGAAGGTGCCAGCCTCATGGGGGTGCGGCTGGAGAAGAACCATCGATCTTATTGGACTTGGGACCCGGGGCGCTGTCGTGCCGGGATACTCAGATTGGTGCGAGTACGCCCGCTTTGGCGGGGCAATGTCGCTGTTGTTTCAGCGCACGGGTGAGGATCGCGGGGGCGGTCCTAGATTGGGGTTGGAAATGAAGGATTTCGTGCAAGAGGGGGCTGCTCGCCCGTCTGGTGTTGCGGTCGGTCGGGCGACATGGTCGCGCTGGCCGTTGGTCGGAAACGGCTATCCTGTGGCATTGGTCAGGGAAGCGCGTTTTGTGTCTGTCGCCAAGTCCGTTGCCAATATGAATGCAGAGATTTCGGCGCGATCATCTTCGCCGCGCCGGGCGCTCGACAGTCACCTGACCGGACTGCGCGACGACGTTCAGGCCCAGTCCTCGAAAATGTCTCGTCAGGGTTATGCCGTTTTCGGCAAACGTATGCTCGATATCACGCTGGTTCTGCTCACACTGCCGATCAGTCTGCCCTTGATCCTGATGGCCGCGCTTGCGCTTTGGCTGGAAGGGGGCAATCCCTTCTACACGCAGGATCGCCTTGGCCAGCGCGGGCGGGTATTCTCGATCCTGAAACTGCGCACCATGGTGCGCGATGCCGACAAGCTGCTGGAGCGTTATCTCGCCAGCAATCCGGCCATGCGGCGCGAATGGGACGAGACGCAGAAGCTGAAGGCAGATCCGCGCATCACGCCGGTCGGCCGCTTCCTGCGCACCACGTCACTGGATGAGCTGCCACAGCTGTGGAATGTTCTGATCGGTGAGATGAGCCTGGTTGGCCCGCGTCCGATGATGCCCGATCAACTGTCGCTCTATGGCGATGCCACCGCCTATTTCGATCTCAAACCCGGGATTACCGGTCTCTGGCAGGTCTCGGTGCGTAATGAGAGTGGATTTGCCACCCGCGCCCGCGCCGATACCAGCTATCACGGCGACCTGAGCCTGCGCACGGATGTCGATCTTTTGCTGCGGACGGTGGGTGTCGTTCTGCGAGGCACGGGATATTAACCGATCGCATCTAACTGTGATGGGCCGGACTATAGGCGCATCTTGCCTAACGTGGTAGAACTGCGAGGGGGTTTCATGAAAGATGCGATCAACGACGCGGAGGCCCCTGGCACCTGTGGACAGAAACTGGAGTGGGACGACCCCATTGCAATGACGCAACAAGGCTTTAAGAGATTTCGCCGCCGCAAGGGGCGCAACTCCTCGGACCCAGAGCATGACACGGCTCTGACCGGGCAGCCTCAGTCTGCGCCGAACGCGCCACAACAGGGCGGTGAAAATGCCCGAGAAATGGCGGCTGCCGCGCGCAGCGCGCAGGCCGATGAAGGCAGACGTTTTGCCCGGCGCCCTGAGAGCAGCAGAAACAGGCCGCTCGAAGGGATCTCAGATACGGATCCAAAGCCGCAGCGCCTGCCCGCGAACCTGCCCGAGATGTGGGAGCGTCTCCACCGCGTCCCACTGGACATTCGCGGTCATCAGGTGGCGCGCTCGCCGCTGGTGAATTTCTTTCGCAACTCCCCCACCGCAAACGCCTTTGACCTGCTGCGCACCCGCCTGCTTCACAGTCTGAAGGCACAGGGCTGGAAGCGGGTTGCCGTCGCGGCGCCGACAGCCGGGTGCGGGGCCACGTTCTCTGCCGTCAACCTCGCGCTCAGCATGGCGCGGGTTCCGGGGACACGCACGGTGCTGATGGATCTGAATTTTCGCAGACCCGGTGTCGCCTCCGCGCTGAAACTGCCACCGGCCGGCGATATGCCGGGCTTTCTATCAGGGGAGCTGACACTGGCAGAGCATCTGATCCGCCCCGCCGCGTCTCTGGCCGTCGGGCTGACCGCAGCCCCGGACCGCAACGCCGCCGAAATCCTGCATGACGGGCGGTGCGCCAGCGTGATCGACGACATGGTGCTAAGCACGAGCGCGGATGTGACATTGTTCGATCTGCCGCCGGTTCTGGAACATGACGATACCGCCGCCTTTCTGCCGCAGGTCGATGGCGTTCTGCTGATTGCCGACGGCACCC includes:
- a CDS encoding 2-dehydro-3-deoxygalactonokinase, with product MKSANWVAADHADGRLMVWLMNEGDAVQHVSASTGADLMADLAGLVGTLHGCAPETPILLNDDSLRGGTTGTIAVPAKVTELPMGEAMLGTHPLRLLGGLSQSAPVGVMRGAVNRIAGFLSLNPDWDGVICIAGVTTHWALISAEEVVSFQSFLTPGLWRSLAPGLGIEGGAEFQSAERTALTAAMETIQSKPEALAARLAELQVLRDGSDSETSARLWGLLLGAELSAARPYWLGQNVALIAAAPLDVPYCLALNHQGVPVTRTDADRMALAGLVRAWRGITS
- a CDS encoding sugar transferase → MNAEISARSSSPRRALDSHLTGLRDDVQAQSSKMSRQGYAVFGKRMLDITLVLLTLPISLPLILMAALALWLEGGNPFYTQDRLGQRGRVFSILKLRTMVRDADKLLERYLASNPAMRREWDETQKLKADPRITPVGRFLRTTSLDELPQLWNVLIGEMSLVGPRPMMPDQLSLYGDATAYFDLKPGITGLWQVSVRNESGFATRARADTSYHGDLSLRTDVDLLLRTVGVVLRGTGY
- a CDS encoding CpsD/CapB family tyrosine-protein kinase encodes the protein MKDAINDAEAPGTCGQKLEWDDPIAMTQQGFKRFRRRKGRNSSDPEHDTALTGQPQSAPNAPQQGGENAREMAAAARSAQADEGRRFARRPESSRNRPLEGISDTDPKPQRLPANLPEMWERLHRVPLDIRGHQVARSPLVNFFRNSPTANAFDLLRTRLLHSLKAQGWKRVAVAAPTAGCGATFSAVNLALSMARVPGTRTVLMDLNFRRPGVASALKLPPAGDMPGFLSGELTLAEHLIRPAASLAVGLTAAPDRNAAEILHDGRCASVIDDMVLSTSADVTLFDLPPVLEHDDTAAFLPQVDGVLLIADGTRTTAAHLAACEKLFDGQTQLLGVSLNRARGAGLLQFGQ